The following proteins are encoded in a genomic region of Nonomuraea muscovyensis:
- a CDS encoding cytochrome ubiquinol oxidase subunit I translates to MDVLDLSRWQFGITTVYHFLFVPLTIGLSIIVAGLQTAWYRTRKPEYLKLTTFFGKLFLINFAMGVVTGIVQEFQFGMNWSDYSRFVGDVFGAPLAMEGLIAFFLESTFLGLWIFGRDKLSPRVHLATIWLAAIGTNISAYFILAANSWMQHPVGYRINNGRAELTDIWAVLTNSTTLVTFPHVIFGAFLTAAAFVLGVSAWFLLRRREEATFRISARLALAVALVSAVGVSFSGHWQAQIMTEQQPMKMAAAEALWEDERSAGFSLFAVGDVENGRNHVNLQIPYGLSLLSTNTLDGEVEGINDIQERYEALYGPGDYRPVVGLAYWSFRLMIGFGALSALLALAGLWLTRRGRLPAGRWFHRLAIAGIGLPFLANSLGWIFTEMGRQPWTVFGLMRTASAVSPNVDVFSVAITLVGFTLVYAVLAVIEVRLLLKYIRLGPQADRPEAESAVPTLSY, encoded by the coding sequence ATGGACGTCCTCGACCTCTCCCGTTGGCAGTTCGGCATCACGACCGTCTACCACTTCCTGTTCGTCCCCCTGACGATCGGCCTGTCGATCATCGTGGCCGGGCTGCAGACCGCCTGGTATCGCACCAGGAAGCCCGAGTATCTGAAGCTGACCACGTTCTTCGGGAAGCTCTTCCTGATCAACTTCGCGATGGGCGTGGTGACGGGCATCGTGCAGGAGTTCCAGTTCGGGATGAACTGGAGCGACTACTCGCGCTTCGTGGGCGACGTGTTCGGGGCGCCGCTGGCGATGGAGGGGCTGATCGCGTTCTTCCTGGAGTCCACGTTCCTCGGTCTGTGGATCTTCGGGCGGGACAAGCTGTCACCAAGGGTGCACCTGGCCACGATCTGGCTGGCGGCCATCGGGACCAACATCTCCGCCTACTTCATCCTCGCGGCCAACTCCTGGATGCAGCACCCCGTCGGCTACCGGATCAACAACGGCCGGGCCGAGCTCACCGACATCTGGGCCGTGCTCACCAACTCCACCACCCTCGTCACCTTCCCTCACGTGATCTTCGGTGCGTTCCTCACCGCCGCCGCTTTCGTCCTTGGGGTCAGCGCCTGGTTCCTGCTGCGCCGGCGCGAGGAGGCGACCTTCCGCATCTCCGCCCGCCTGGCGCTGGCCGTCGCCCTGGTCTCCGCCGTCGGCGTGTCGTTCTCCGGCCACTGGCAGGCGCAGATCATGACCGAGCAGCAGCCGATGAAGATGGCCGCCGCCGAGGCGCTGTGGGAGGACGAGCGGTCGGCCGGCTTCTCCCTGTTCGCCGTCGGCGACGTCGAGAACGGCCGCAACCACGTCAACCTGCAGATCCCGTACGGACTGAGCCTGCTGTCCACCAACACGCTGGACGGCGAGGTCGAGGGCATCAACGACATCCAGGAACGCTACGAGGCGCTCTACGGCCCCGGCGACTACCGGCCGGTCGTCGGCCTCGCCTACTGGTCGTTCCGCCTCATGATCGGGTTCGGGGCCCTGTCCGCGCTGCTGGCGCTGGCCGGACTCTGGCTGACCAGGCGCGGCAGGCTGCCCGCGGGCCGGTGGTTCCACCGGCTGGCCATCGCGGGCATCGGCCTGCCGTTCCTGGCCAACAGCCTCGGCTGGATCTTCACCGAGATGGGCCGCCAGCCGTGGACCGTCTTCGGCCTGATGCGCACCGCCTCCGCGGTCTCCCCGAACGTGGACGTCTTCTCCGTGGCCATCACCCTCGTCGGCTTCACCCTCGTCTACGCGGTGCTCGCGGTCATCGAGGTGCGGTTGCTGCTCAAGTACATCCGGCTCGGCCCCCAGGCGGACCGGCCCGAGGCCGAGTCCGCCGTCCCCACTCTGTCCTACTGA